From a region of the Paenibacillus segetis genome:
- a CDS encoding sensor histidine kinase, whose amino-acid sequence MSIRIKLLLSYAAMLVIPLFLLMITALLLTVVYRGDVQNLKNAYERKFEPLEDSDYGNLIKHTMMKNPDLLNDASFLKDLSADMLKNNTALYIRSDQETLYISDELLSKETLTEKLPAFKHEGTRYEPYKVKYENDWYQVVQFDLLSKDSKPVSLFLLTKLDPLVHFVLTFFPILFLLTVVVLILTHTLLTTYMSRRIIRPILELRGAARQVAEGNLDFQVQVSGKDELGQLGMAFEEMRSKLQESIVLQQQYETNRKELITNISHDLKTPITAIKGYVDGILEGVANSPEKREKYMRTIATKTGELDRLIDELFLYSKLDMQKLSFSFESVSILPFLKDWAEELIIELEKKDVKLAMNLDEGEHARVSVDRDSFKRVLGNVIQNSLKYMDKSEKMITVHTFMEGEQFVLTIADNGPGVPKEAADHIFERFYRAEQSRNSDTGGSGLGLAIAKQIIRGHSGEIYAKSEEGQGTTIYIVLPIDEDRSTQG is encoded by the coding sequence ATGTCCATTCGTATAAAACTTTTGTTATCCTATGCGGCAATGCTAGTTATTCCCTTATTCCTACTTATGATCACTGCATTGCTGTTAACTGTTGTGTATCGTGGTGACGTGCAGAACCTGAAAAATGCTTATGAGCGAAAATTCGAACCTCTTGAAGACAGTGACTATGGCAATCTGATTAAACATACGATGATGAAAAATCCAGATTTGTTGAATGACGCGAGCTTCTTGAAAGACTTATCTGCCGATATGTTAAAGAACAACACGGCATTATATATCCGTTCTGATCAAGAGACTCTGTATATCTCTGATGAACTGTTATCTAAGGAAACATTAACTGAGAAACTTCCAGCATTCAAACATGAGGGAACCCGCTATGAGCCCTATAAAGTAAAGTATGAAAATGATTGGTATCAAGTCGTTCAATTCGATTTGCTATCAAAGGATTCTAAACCAGTAAGCTTGTTCCTGCTAACAAAACTGGACCCACTTGTCCATTTCGTTCTAACCTTTTTCCCCATACTATTTCTATTGACAGTCGTCGTGCTCATATTGACGCATACTTTGTTAACTACGTATATGTCTAGACGAATTATCAGGCCGATACTAGAACTACGTGGGGCGGCAAGACAGGTTGCTGAGGGTAATCTGGATTTCCAAGTACAGGTCAGTGGTAAAGATGAGCTTGGTCAGCTGGGGATGGCTTTTGAGGAGATGCGATCTAAACTTCAGGAGTCCATTGTTCTTCAACAGCAATATGAGACAAATCGGAAAGAGTTAATTACGAATATTTCGCATGATTTGAAAACACCGATTACTGCAATTAAAGGGTATGTAGACGGGATATTAGAAGGTGTGGCGAATTCACCTGAAAAAAGAGAAAAGTATATGCGTACGATCGCAACAAAGACAGGTGAATTGGACAGATTGATTGATGAGTTGTTTTTATACTCGAAACTAGATATGCAGAAGCTATCTTTTTCATTCGAATCCGTATCCATCCTCCCCTTTCTGAAAGATTGGGCAGAGGAACTGATAATTGAATTAGAGAAGAAGGATGTAAAACTAGCAATGAATTTGGATGAAGGGGAGCATGCTAGAGTATCTGTCGATCGGGATTCGTTCAAGCGTGTCCTTGGAAATGTTATTCAGAACAGCTTGAAATATATGGACAAGTCTGAAAAGATGATCACTGTACATACCTTTATGGAAGGTGAACAGTTTGTTCTGACTATCGCAGATAATGGTCCCGGCGTACCCAAAGAAGCAGCTGATCACATTTTCGAACGCTTTTATCGTGCTGAACAATCACGGAATTCAGACACCGGTGGCAGTGGGTTAGGACTTGCCATTGCTAAGCAAATTATACGAGGACATAGTGGAGAGATATATGCTAAGAGTGAGGAAGGTCAAGGGACAACGATTTATATTGTATTACCGATAGACGAGGATAGGAGTACCCAAGGATGA
- a CDS encoding DUF2178 domain-containing protein, translating into MITKSISDIHNSIFSPLKSWAEHSSGNWNILIGVGFLLVMGSAIFTFVFYKKLGQDDERTNKIFLTSSFYMLLVIILCDMIFPKDDMWTIFFLFKYALAFLAGGIYLAVQYKKDFS; encoded by the coding sequence ATGATAACTAAATCTATCTCAGATATCCATAATTCAATCTTTTCCCCTTTAAAGTCCTGGGCTGAACATTCTTCGGGAAATTGGAATATTCTCATTGGAGTTGGTTTTTTACTGGTTATGGGTAGTGCGATTTTTACCTTTGTATTTTATAAGAAGCTTGGACAAGACGACGAACGGACAAATAAAATCTTTTTGACAAGCAGCTTTTATATGCTATTGGTAATTATTCTATGTGACATGATTTTTCCTAAAGACGATATGTGGACCATCTTTTTCTTGTTCAAATATGCGTTGGCATTTTTAGCTGGTGGGATTTATCTAGCCGTCCAATATAAAAAAGATTTTTCATAA
- a CDS encoding metallophosphoesterase, with protein MKVKLITTMLLTLSFLTITGCNNSLEADPPITESKGSRDLNLFVATDLHYLSPDLHDNGQAFQEYIKNGDSKLLNYSDPLADSFVNDVIHEKPDVVILSGDLTNNGEKKSHSELANKLKQIEQSGTSVYVIPGNHDILNPWARSFKTDGQYVTDYITPKEFTTIYNNFGYDEALSRDTDSLSYVAEISDDLWLLMLDTSKYDNNVILKIPQTDGEVSKETLDWIQENTRLAEEKRVNIITVMHHNLIDHSDVSSNGFTLNNHEEVLNVLKKSNISLVLSGHIHIQDIQSEKNVYDIATSAFGVYPHQYGTLHYSPNPSSIEYRTQMVDVEKWSEQEGIKNEDLLHFSSYARDFFYEDSYRKAYQSLDGQGYTEEERTEMATSMAKLNLLYFSGNSKEIGPTITNSKGIELWNKAKDQFLKSYVESMLNSSKENNHLTLSLNPTE; from the coding sequence ATGAAAGTGAAATTAATTACAACCATGTTATTAACCCTCTCGTTTCTTACCATTACTGGCTGCAACAACAGTTTGGAAGCGGATCCTCCTATAACGGAGTCCAAAGGTTCTCGCGATTTGAATCTATTTGTAGCAACAGACCTTCATTATTTGAGTCCTGATTTGCACGATAATGGTCAAGCTTTTCAGGAATATATCAAGAATGGCGATTCGAAATTACTAAATTACTCTGATCCATTGGCTGATTCATTTGTAAATGATGTAATCCATGAGAAACCAGATGTTGTGATCCTCAGTGGTGATTTGACAAATAACGGTGAAAAGAAAAGTCATTCTGAATTAGCCAACAAGCTGAAGCAAATTGAACAATCAGGAACAAGCGTATATGTCATTCCTGGTAATCATGATATTTTGAATCCATGGGCACGGAGTTTCAAAACGGATGGTCAATACGTTACAGATTATATAACTCCTAAGGAATTCACAACCATTTACAACAACTTTGGGTATGACGAGGCTTTATCCAGGGATACGGATTCCCTTAGTTATGTAGCTGAAATATCAGATGATTTATGGCTGTTAATGCTAGATACTAGTAAGTATGACAACAACGTGATCTTGAAAATCCCCCAAACAGACGGCGAGGTTTCAAAGGAAACTTTGGATTGGATTCAAGAAAACACACGGCTAGCAGAGGAAAAAAGAGTCAATATAATTACAGTCATGCATCATAACTTGATTGATCACAGTGATGTTTCAAGTAACGGGTTCACTTTAAATAATCACGAAGAGGTCTTAAATGTTCTGAAGAAGTCAAACATATCTCTCGTGTTATCTGGCCATATTCACATCCAGGATATTCAGTCTGAGAAGAATGTCTATGATATCGCTACAAGTGCATTTGGGGTTTATCCGCATCAATACGGTACTCTTCACTATTCTCCTAATCCATCTTCAATAGAGTACCGGACACAAATGGTCGATGTTGAAAAATGGAGTGAGCAAGAGGGAATTAAGAATGAGGATTTACTTCACTTTAGCTCTTACGCCAGGGATTTCTTTTATGAGGATTCCTATAGAAAAGCATATCAGTCTCTAGATGGTCAAGGTTACACTGAAGAAGAACGTACAGAAATGGCTACGTCCATGGCGAAGTTGAATCTATTATATTTCTCAGGTAACTCCAAGGAAATTGGGCCGACAATCACAAACTCTAAAGGAATAGAATTATGGAACAAAGCGAAAGACCAGTTTCTTAAAAGTTATGTAGAAAGCATGCTTAATAGTAGCAAAGAGAACAATCACTTAACGTTATCCCTTAACCCAACTGAATAA
- a CDS encoding MATE family efflux transporter has protein sequence MSLMVRESTFYKNFFRLTLLIGLQNVITIGVNLSDNLILGGYSESALSGAALANQIQFFVSMLVMGVSEAVVILGSRFWGANQLHSIKKISSVGMALALALSFSIWIVVYFFPTNCLSLLTNEQSIIVEGARYLKIISFSYVFFAITNILLASLRSMEIVKIGFIVSLSTLVINICLNYLLVYGHFGFSSMGIRGSAIGTLIARIIETMIVILYIKKAKLRLRIKFSDYLQLDMTMLKQYIKIGSPILLANFIWAAAMAVQTAILGHMGEASIAANSVATTIFQLVTVVIYASASATTVLIGKAVGEGVLDRVKAYSKTLQILYVLIGIVTGLILFITKDHVLSFYAISAESKTLALQFMTILSITVCGTAYQMPALTGIVRSGGDTKFVMYNDFIFMFFLVLPLSYMSAFVFNFSPIITFIFLKSDQILKCIVAVFKVNRYKWIRVFDHQA, from the coding sequence ATGAGTCTCATGGTTCGTGAAAGTACTTTTTATAAAAATTTCTTCCGGTTAACCTTATTAATCGGTCTTCAAAATGTTATTACGATTGGAGTCAATCTTTCAGATAACTTAATACTTGGAGGATATAGTGAATCCGCTCTCTCGGGTGCTGCGCTTGCCAATCAAATTCAATTTTTTGTATCTATGCTTGTGATGGGCGTGTCTGAAGCTGTTGTGATTCTGGGATCTCGCTTTTGGGGGGCTAATCAACTTCATTCCATTAAGAAGATTAGTAGCGTTGGTATGGCGTTAGCGCTCGCCCTGAGTTTTAGCATATGGATTGTTGTATATTTTTTCCCTACTAACTGTTTATCGTTATTAACCAATGAACAGAGTATTATTGTAGAAGGCGCGCGTTATTTAAAAATCATTTCATTTTCATATGTCTTTTTTGCCATCACCAATATTTTATTAGCTTCACTACGCAGTATGGAAATCGTAAAGATCGGCTTTATTGTCTCCCTCTCCACTCTAGTAATTAATATTTGTTTGAATTATTTACTTGTTTATGGCCATTTTGGATTTTCAAGCATGGGGATTAGAGGTTCAGCTATTGGTACATTAATAGCACGAATTATCGAAACAATGATCGTTATTCTCTATATAAAGAAAGCTAAGCTAAGATTACGTATTAAGTTTAGTGATTATTTACAGCTAGATATGACGATGTTGAAGCAATATATAAAAATCGGCTCGCCCATACTATTGGCCAATTTTATCTGGGCAGCGGCTATGGCTGTGCAAACGGCCATTCTTGGCCATATGGGAGAAGCCTCTATCGCTGCGAATAGCGTTGCCACAACTATTTTTCAATTGGTAACGGTAGTGATTTACGCTTCTGCAAGCGCAACTACAGTGCTAATTGGTAAGGCAGTCGGTGAGGGAGTTCTGGACAGAGTTAAAGCTTATAGTAAAACATTACAAATTTTATATGTACTCATCGGGATTGTGACAGGCCTCATTTTGTTCATTACAAAAGATCATGTTCTTTCCTTCTATGCCATTTCTGCTGAATCTAAAACCCTTGCCCTGCAGTTTATGACCATACTCTCAATTACGGTTTGTGGTACGGCTTATCAAATGCCGGCACTGACTGGAATTGTACGCAGTGGCGGAGATACGAAATTTGTCATGTATAATGATTTCATATTTATGTTTTTCTTAGTCTTACCTCTATCCTATATGTCTGCTTTTGTCTTTAATTTTTCGCCAATCATCACGTTTATATTTCTCAAATCCGATCAAATTCTTAAATGCATCGTTGCTGTTTTTAAAGTCAATCGATATAAGTGGATACGCGTATTTGACCATCAAGCCTAG
- a CDS encoding Crp/Fnr family transcriptional regulator — MKFTQEQDILQRYKSQINIDQIFSHPESLPFQLRIYERNEVILQEGDTLDGLYFQVDGRTKVTSSVETGKALLLRFCHPLAVFGDIELMQKVVVQSQVEAVTQASFLFINKHTIETELMRDYKFLTELSRHLAYKLQTCTTASRINLLASVEERLASYLLTIRLQHDFGKEIQTPHIHEVASLIGTTPRHLNRVIQKLSDVNMLRKDKKKIVVIDWERLDELSNGLRYE, encoded by the coding sequence ATGAAATTCACGCAAGAGCAAGACATCCTACAACGTTATAAATCACAAATAAATATCGATCAAATCTTTTCTCATCCTGAATCTCTTCCCTTTCAACTACGGATTTATGAGCGGAATGAGGTCATTTTACAAGAGGGAGATACGCTAGATGGCCTTTATTTTCAAGTAGACGGTAGAACCAAAGTAACATCGAGTGTGGAGACCGGAAAAGCTCTACTGTTGCGCTTCTGTCACCCTTTAGCGGTCTTTGGAGACATTGAACTCATGCAAAAAGTTGTTGTACAGTCGCAGGTTGAGGCCGTAACACAAGCTTCATTTCTTTTTATCAACAAACATACAATTGAAACGGAATTGATGCGAGATTATAAGTTTTTGACCGAGCTATCCAGGCATCTCGCTTATAAACTCCAGACATGTACGACAGCCTCACGAATCAATTTATTAGCCTCTGTTGAAGAGCGCCTAGCAAGCTATTTATTAACCATACGCCTTCAGCATGATTTTGGAAAAGAAATTCAAACTCCACATATTCATGAAGTTGCTTCGCTTATTGGTACTACCCCGCGGCATTTAAACCGTGTCATTCAAAAGTTATCTGATGTGAACATGCTCAGGAAAGATAAGAAGAAAATCGTTGTGATCGATTGGGAACGTTTAGATGAACTATCCAATGGTTTGCGATATGAATAA
- a CDS encoding MazG nucleotide pyrophosphohydrolase domain-containing protein: MDVNAFQKWVKEFYEERGWSELDIFIRIGFLAEETGEVARAIRALEIGRDRPDETTGTHAENKQELIEELGDVLGNVIVIANKYDVSLEDIFKSHQAKLSKRYK, encoded by the coding sequence ATGGACGTAAATGCATTTCAGAAATGGGTTAAGGAATTTTATGAAGAACGTGGATGGTCAGAACTCGATATTTTTATACGTATTGGTTTTTTGGCGGAAGAAACGGGTGAGGTTGCAAGAGCAATTAGAGCATTAGAAATTGGTAGAGATCGTCCAGATGAAACCACGGGTACACACGCTGAGAATAAACAAGAGCTAATCGAAGAGCTAGGGGATGTACTAGGAAACGTTATTGTGATCGCCAACAAGTATGACGTCAGTTTAGAAGATATTTTTAAATCTCATCAAGCGAAATTATCAAAACGTTACAAGTAA
- a CDS encoding helix-turn-helix transcriptional regulator, which translates to MKKDFGDSISNKVYEYRVLARLSQQELAEKVGVSKQTIFVMEKGNYIPTLLLAFRIAEFFSVDVNDIFTYVKGNDQNDN; encoded by the coding sequence ATGAAGAAAGATTTTGGTGATTCGATATCTAATAAAGTTTATGAATATCGTGTACTTGCCAGATTGTCTCAGCAAGAATTAGCAGAGAAAGTCGGGGTTTCCAAACAAACCATCTTCGTAATGGAAAAAGGAAATTATATTCCGACTCTGCTGTTAGCTTTTCGAATTGCCGAATTTTTTAGTGTTGATGTTAACGATATTTTTACTTATGTGAAAGGAAATGATCAAAATGATAACTAA
- a CDS encoding COG4705 family protein, protein MNSSNSFITEGKKVFNKVPEITIFFWIIKIMATTVGETAADLLNFNLNWGLTNTTYVMCVLLLITLFLQFRTKRYIPAIYWLAVVMISVVGTLITDNLVDNLGVSLVTTTIFFTAALIITFMAWYFSEKTLSVHSIHTIKRESFYWLAILFTFALGTAAGDLASEGLNWGYLNSALIFAALIAVITIAYYRFKLNAVTAFWIAYILTRPLGASIGDYLSQSSDNGGLNLGTVGISTIFLVIILSLVIYLSKTGRDEIKVEQ, encoded by the coding sequence TTGAATTCGTCAAATTCGTTCATAACGGAAGGTAAGAAGGTATTTAACAAGGTTCCCGAGATCACGATTTTCTTCTGGATCATCAAAATTATGGCTACCACCGTGGGCGAGACAGCGGCAGATCTCTTGAATTTCAATCTGAACTGGGGGTTAACCAATACAACTTATGTTATGTGTGTATTATTGCTAATTACACTATTCCTTCAATTCAGAACAAAGAGGTACATTCCAGCGATCTATTGGCTTGCTGTCGTGATGATCAGTGTCGTTGGGACGCTTATTACCGACAATCTAGTTGATAACTTAGGGGTATCGCTAGTGACAACTACCATTTTCTTCACCGCCGCCTTAATCATAACTTTTATGGCATGGTACTTTAGTGAGAAGACATTATCTGTTCACTCTATTCACACGATCAAGCGAGAATCTTTCTATTGGTTAGCTATTCTATTCACATTTGCATTGGGAACTGCGGCGGGTGATCTTGCATCAGAAGGGCTCAATTGGGGATATTTGAACTCAGCACTCATATTTGCAGCTTTAATTGCAGTAATTACCATCGCCTATTATCGATTTAAACTGAATGCTGTGACTGCATTTTGGATCGCCTACATTTTGACCCGTCCGTTAGGTGCCTCTATCGGCGATTATCTATCCCAATCTTCAGATAATGGTGGACTTAACCTTGGTACGGTGGGTATCAGTACGATTTTTCTCGTGATTATTTTGTCCTTGGTTATCTATTTATCGAAGACAGGAAGAGATGAGATCAAAGTTGAACAGTAA
- a CDS encoding divergent PAP2 family protein, whose product MHTLFNFPLASALLSMIVAQVIKLPLQLISKKSWNPAICFSTGGMPSSHSATVASLATAVGIMEGFNSSVFAVAAVVCAITMYDAAGIRRNAGLHASLLNRLVKQTPALLKDAPPTDLKELLGHRPVEVLAGALLGIGISLLIHFTVS is encoded by the coding sequence GTGCATACACTATTTAATTTTCCTTTGGCTTCGGCCTTACTATCGATGATAGTAGCGCAAGTCATCAAACTTCCATTACAATTAATTAGCAAAAAGAGCTGGAATCCAGCGATCTGCTTCAGCACGGGTGGAATGCCCAGTTCTCATTCAGCAACAGTTGCTTCACTAGCGACTGCTGTTGGAATCATGGAAGGATTTAATTCTTCGGTATTTGCTGTTGCAGCAGTGGTTTGTGCGATTACAATGTACGATGCTGCTGGTATTCGCCGGAATGCAGGATTGCATGCTTCTTTATTAAATCGATTAGTTAAACAGACACCTGCTCTTCTAAAGGATGCTCCTCCTACAGATCTCAAAGAGCTTCTCGGGCATCGCCCCGTTGAAGTGCTTGCTGGAGCATTGCTCGGTATAGGGATAAGTTTGTTAATACATTTCACCGTTTCATAG
- a CDS encoding HAD-IIB family hydrolase — MKIVFDLDGTICFKGKPLSKDMVQALESLAGKGHEIIYASARPIRDLLPVLPPHMQQYPMIGGNGAFVASGGEIISTIHFDKPLADKIVKLIRKYEASYLIDSRWNYAYTGNNEHPIRRNVDPEQRAANVPLDELNEIVKVVILHSINEQQLLEELQQLPIVIYVHGNEGIIDISPQGVDKWAGLQALGILPQQFIAFGNDANDVSMFKHAQRSVCVGEHNTLMQIASEHVASDENQVILKIKEL, encoded by the coding sequence ATGAAAATAGTATTTGATCTAGACGGGACAATTTGTTTTAAGGGGAAACCTTTAAGTAAAGATATGGTACAGGCATTAGAGTCATTAGCAGGAAAGGGGCATGAAATCATTTATGCCTCGGCCAGACCAATACGTGATTTATTGCCGGTATTGCCGCCTCATATGCAGCAGTATCCGATGATTGGTGGGAATGGCGCATTTGTAGCATCAGGTGGAGAGATCATTTCCACGATTCATTTTGACAAACCGCTAGCTGACAAGATCGTTAAGTTAATTAGAAAGTATGAGGCAAGCTATTTAATTGATAGCAGATGGAATTATGCTTATACAGGGAATAATGAGCATCCTATTCGAAGAAATGTGGACCCGGAACAGCGCGCTGCAAATGTACCACTTGATGAGCTAAATGAGATCGTGAAAGTCGTCATTTTACATAGCATAAATGAGCAGCAGTTGCTAGAGGAGTTGCAGCAATTACCGATCGTAATTTATGTCCACGGTAATGAAGGGATTATTGATATCAGTCCGCAAGGTGTTGATAAATGGGCAGGATTACAAGCCCTTGGTATCCTACCACAGCAATTTATTGCCTTTGGTAATGATGCGAATGATGTGTCCATGTTCAAGCATGCTCAGCGTTCTGTTTGTGTTGGAGAACATAATACCCTCATGCAAATTGCATCAGAACATGTGGCTAGTGATGAAAATCAGGTTATTCTGAAAATAAAAGAGCTTTAG
- a CDS encoding transcriptional regulator codes for MSVKEQVLETMKAAGKPVSAGEVEQLSGLDRKEIDKAFKELKKDEAITSPIRCKWEPVK; via the coding sequence ATGAGCGTGAAAGAACAAGTTCTGGAGACGATGAAAGCCGCAGGAAAACCGGTTAGTGCAGGAGAGGTTGAACAACTGTCTGGATTAGATCGCAAGGAGATTGACAAAGCATTCAAAGAACTGAAGAAGGATGAAGCGATTACTTCTCCAATTCGTTGTAAATGGGAGCCTGTTAAATAA
- a CDS encoding tyrosine-type recombinase/integrase — protein MIDPATLEQYEREIHLFLIYMKDREYSKDTQNAYMHDLKHFLNSLQGKAISEVSDINIMEHLSNVRETGAGARYRNRCQSAIRLFFKVMIKFNVTDHNPTIDIEKAKVEKKRKPTFLEKQYLDASMQLVKGKYLIRDVSIIALMSYAGLRVSEIVRLNTIDFNFEGSEISVLGKGEKWRYIPLPPELNQLLQQCLAVRIIPKGKKDEMAFFISQFGRRISKRMVQTISEKTFTSLIEEYPQLRGMRLSAHKLRHSFATDLLRNGADLRAVQELLGHEDISTTQIYTHVMDEAKRKAMGNVRPALPLFSEIGKK, from the coding sequence ATGATAGACCCAGCAACTTTAGAGCAATATGAACGCGAAATTCACCTATTTTTGATCTATATGAAAGATCGTGAATATTCGAAGGACACCCAAAATGCATATATGCATGATTTGAAACATTTTCTAAATAGTTTGCAAGGCAAAGCAATTTCCGAGGTTTCGGACATTAATATTATGGAACATCTCTCCAATGTGAGAGAAACGGGTGCTGGTGCCAGATATAGAAATAGATGTCAATCAGCGATTCGCCTCTTCTTCAAGGTGATGATTAAATTTAATGTGACCGATCATAACCCTACCATTGATATTGAAAAAGCAAAGGTTGAGAAAAAACGTAAACCAACATTTCTAGAGAAACAATATTTAGATGCTTCTATGCAGCTAGTGAAAGGAAAATATTTGATTCGCGATGTTTCCATCATCGCCTTAATGTCATATGCAGGACTTCGTGTTAGTGAGATCGTCCGTTTAAACACAATTGACTTTAATTTTGAAGGATCCGAGATTAGTGTGTTGGGGAAAGGCGAAAAATGGCGTTATATCCCCCTCCCACCCGAGTTGAACCAATTGCTTCAACAATGTCTTGCAGTGCGAATAATTCCTAAGGGGAAAAAGGATGAGATGGCTTTCTTCATTTCGCAGTTTGGTCGGAGAATTAGCAAACGTATGGTACAAACCATTTCGGAGAAAACATTCACATCATTAATTGAAGAATACCCCCAATTACGGGGGATGCGACTGTCCGCTCATAAATTAAGACACTCTTTCGCCACGGATCTCTTAAGAAACGGTGCAGATCTACGTGCAGTGCAAGAACTCCTTGGACATGAGGATATTTCTACTACTCAGATCTACACTCACGTTATGGATGAAGCTAAACGAAAAGCTATGGGGAATGTTCGTCCAGCACTTCCCCTTTTCTCGGAAATCGGAAAAAAATAA
- a CDS encoding response regulator transcription factor produces the protein MNRTILIVEDEPSIAELQKDYLEMNGYQTKIADNGEAGLELALSGKFELIVLDVMLPKLSGFEVCKRIRDELDIPILLVTARREDIDIIRGLGLGADDYITKPFKPAELVARVKAHFSRYDRLKGHRSSTNELEVRALRLDPDSRRAFIRDEEISLTNKEFDLLYFLAIHPNRVFSKDHLFERLWGADSLGDTQTVTVHIRRIREKIEEDSTNPLYIETVWGAGYRFHS, from the coding sequence ATGAATAGAACGATACTGATTGTGGAAGACGAACCGTCCATTGCAGAGCTACAAAAAGATTATTTGGAAATGAACGGATACCAAACCAAGATCGCTGATAATGGTGAAGCGGGACTGGAATTAGCTCTATCAGGTAAATTTGAATTGATTGTGCTAGACGTTATGTTACCCAAACTAAGTGGATTTGAAGTATGTAAAAGAATTCGCGATGAACTGGATATTCCAATCCTTCTAGTAACGGCCAGAAGGGAGGATATCGATATTATCCGCGGACTGGGTCTGGGTGCTGATGATTATATTACGAAGCCATTTAAACCTGCGGAGCTTGTAGCTCGGGTGAAGGCCCATTTTTCACGATATGATCGGTTGAAAGGACATAGATCGAGCACCAATGAACTGGAGGTTCGAGCGTTGCGGCTTGACCCTGACTCACGTCGTGCCTTCATACGGGATGAGGAGATCTCGCTGACCAACAAAGAATTTGATCTTCTCTATTTTCTAGCAATACACCCGAATCGTGTGTTCAGTAAAGACCATCTATTTGAGAGATTGTGGGGGGCAGATTCATTGGGGGATACTCAGACTGTGACCGTGCATATTCGAAGGATCCGAGAGAAAATAGAAGAAGATTCTACGAATCCACTATATATTGAGACTGTGTGGGGTGCTGGCTACCGCTTTCATTCCTGA
- a CDS encoding alpha/beta hydrolase produces the protein MFIIIISIIVLLLIIVGSASFYFYNVAIARSDKDFLNGNPDLEADTNVEQPLEDTSAWWSEQAFEDWSITSDDGLQLHAYYLDAKQPTNRTVILAHGYSGLPENMSGYTKMYREVLGYNVLLPDARGHGKSEGDYIGFGWPERKDYLKWIDKVIEHTGKQSQIVLHGVSMGGATVMMTSGENLPSNVKAIIEDCGYTTVADELRYQMKRMYHLPSFPLVQSTSLLTKIRAGYGFNEASALTQIKKSTTPILFIHGAADLFVPYEMVNTLYENGPKDKQLFVVPGAGHGAARRVDPVGYDRVVTQFIGNYVK, from the coding sequence GTGTTCATCATAATTATTTCAATCATTGTACTGTTACTGATTATCGTTGGGTCCGCCAGCTTTTATTTCTATAATGTAGCGATTGCTCGTTCGGATAAGGACTTCCTAAATGGCAATCCAGATCTAGAAGCTGACACGAATGTGGAGCAACCTCTTGAAGACACTAGCGCTTGGTGGTCTGAACAAGCTTTTGAAGATTGGAGTATAACTTCGGATGATGGGCTTCAACTTCATGCCTACTATTTAGATGCCAAGCAGCCAACAAATCGGACCGTTATTCTCGCACACGGATACTCTGGACTTCCAGAAAATATGAGTGGATATACTAAAATGTACAGAGAAGTATTGGGTTATAATGTTCTTCTTCCAGACGCTCGCGGACATGGGAAAAGCGAAGGAGATTACATCGGATTCGGTTGGCCGGAACGTAAGGATTACCTCAAGTGGATCGATAAAGTCATCGAACATACAGGGAAGCAGTCACAAATCGTACTTCATGGCGTCTCCATGGGAGGTGCGACGGTCATGATGACTAGTGGTGAGAATCTACCTTCCAACGTTAAAGCGATTATCGAGGATTGCGGTTATACTACTGTTGCTGATGAACTCCGCTACCAAATGAAACGAATGTATCATTTGCCCTCTTTCCCTCTTGTTCAATCAACCAGTTTATTGACCAAGATTCGGGCAGGTTACGGTTTTAATGAAGCATCTGCCTTGACGCAAATCAAAAAATCTACAACACCCATCCTATTCATACACGGCGCCGCCGATCTGTTCGTCCCCTACGAAATGGTTAATACATTGTATGAGAACGGTCCAAAGGACAAACAACTGTTTGTTGTGCCTGGAGCAGGCCATGGTGCAGCTAGACGTGTTGATCCAGTGGGCTATGATCGTGTAGTAACACAATTTATAGGGAATTACGTGAAATAG